A window of the Equus przewalskii isolate Varuska chromosome 10, EquPr2, whole genome shotgun sequence genome harbors these coding sequences:
- the PROCA1 gene encoding protein PROCA1 isoform X9, with amino-acid sequence MWVRTTLTTERWTSEKTEDDANIWDESSWGEFKDPDRCCWKHKPCTGHIMYPFASAYGHHDLHLHSVSHCDCDSRCKSYRPVSVAVIHHPIHHECGADDLDEEEEEEEEEEEEKSKPPIPTQVGPTTTPTDAGMGMVTGTPDSAAPITIWRSESPTGKSQGSKVIKKIKKKKEKEKDKEEESDEKTKLKKKVKKGKLPKKKSLVKSESPPPDLSRSLSPRELVRMSESSPDTREDLESEDSYNDPGREAPSSEDIVESSLPKKREKNTVQAKQPRVKASPIKKVNKRKSPPASNPNLS; translated from the exons GTGAATTCAAGGACCCTGACAGGTGCTGCTGGAAACACAAGCCATGCACTGGGCACATCATGTACCCCTTCGCCTCTGCCTATGGCCACCACGATCTGCACCTGCACTCTGTCAGCCACTGTGACTGTGACTCTAG GTGCAAAAGCTACAGGCCTGTCTCTGTGGCAGTGATCCACCATCCCATCCACCACGAGTGTGGGGCAGATGACCtagatgaagaagaggaagaggaggaggaggaggaggaagaaaaaagcaagccTCCCATCCCGACCCAGGTGGGGCCCACCACCACACCCACTGATGCGGGCATGGGCATGGTCACGGGTACTCCTGACTCGGCAGCTCCCATTACCATCTGGCGCTCTGAGAGCCCCACAGGGAAGTCCCAGGGCAGCAAGGTGATCAAGaagatcaagaagaaaaaggaaaaagagaaagacaaggaggagGAGTCAGATGAGAAGACAAAGCtgaagaaaaaagtcaagaagGGCAAGCTGCCTAAGAAGAAAAGCCTggttaaatcagaatctccacCTCCAGACTTGAGCCGATCACTAAGCCCAAGAGAGTTGGTCAGGATGTCAGAGTCCAGCCCAGACACTCGGGAAGACCTGGAGAGTGAGGACAGTTACAATGACCCCGGGCGGGAGGCACCCTCTAGTGAGGATATTGTGGAGTCTTCATTgcccaagaagagagagaagaacacGGTCCAGGCCAAGCAGCCCAGGGTAAAGGCCTCACCGATCAAGAAGGTCAACAAGAGGAAATCTCCCCCAGCATCAAACCCCAATCTCAGTTGA
- the PROCA1 gene encoding protein PROCA1 isoform X8 yields the protein MYPFASAYGHHDLHLHSVSHCDCDSRLKDCSKTNTSSSRDGGPTCSRDVGSTCFKIIQSPCLEFIPEELCVERFWYGWCKSYRPVSVAVIHHPIHHECGADDLDEEEEEEEEEEEEKSKPPIPTQVGPTTTPTDAGMGMVTGTPDSAAPITIWRSESPTGKSQGSKVIKKIKKKKEKEKDKEEESDEKTKLKKKVKKGKLPKKKSLVKSESPPPDLSRSLSPRELVRMSESSPDTREDLESEDSYNDPGREAPSSEDIVESSLPKKREKNTVQAKQPRVKASPIKKVNKRKSPPASNPNLS from the exons ATGTACCCCTTCGCCTCTGCCTATGGCCACCACGATCTGCACCTGCACTCTGTCAGCCACTGTGACTGTGACTCTAG GCTGAAGGACTGCTCAAAGACAAATACCAGCAGCTCCCGAGATGGGGGCCCAACCTGCTCCCGAGATGTGGGTTCAACTTGTTTCAAGATCATCCAGTCCCCTTGCCTTGAGTTCATCCCAGAGGAATTGTGTGTGGAGCGGTTCTGGTACGGCTG GTGCAAAAGCTACAGGCCTGTCTCTGTGGCAGTGATCCACCATCCCATCCACCACGAGTGTGGGGCAGATGACCtagatgaagaagaggaagaggaggaggaggaggaggaagaaaaaagcaagccTCCCATCCCGACCCAGGTGGGGCCCACCACCACACCCACTGATGCGGGCATGGGCATGGTCACGGGTACTCCTGACTCGGCAGCTCCCATTACCATCTGGCGCTCTGAGAGCCCCACAGGGAAGTCCCAGGGCAGCAAGGTGATCAAGaagatcaagaagaaaaaggaaaaagagaaagacaaggaggagGAGTCAGATGAGAAGACAAAGCtgaagaaaaaagtcaagaagGGCAAGCTGCCTAAGAAGAAAAGCCTggttaaatcagaatctccacCTCCAGACTTGAGCCGATCACTAAGCCCAAGAGAGTTGGTCAGGATGTCAGAGTCCAGCCCAGACACTCGGGAAGACCTGGAGAGTGAGGACAGTTACAATGACCCCGGGCGGGAGGCACCCTCTAGTGAGGATATTGTGGAGTCTTCATTgcccaagaagagagagaagaacacGGTCCAGGCCAAGCAGCCCAGGGTAAAGGCCTCACCGATCAAGAAGGTCAACAAGAGGAAATCTCCCCCAGCATCAAACCCCAATCTCAGTTGA
- the PROCA1 gene encoding protein PROCA1 isoform X2, producing MSITCEFKDPDRCCWKHKPCTGHIMYPFASAYGHHDLHLHSVSHCDCDSRLKDCSKTNTSSSRDGGPTCSRDVGSTCFKIIQSPCLEFIPEELCVERFWYGWCKSYRPVSVAVIHHPIHHECGADDLDEEEEEEEEEEEEKSKPPIPTQVGPTTTPTDAGMGMVTGTPDSAAPITIWRSESPTGKSQGSKVIKKIKKKKEKEKDKEEESDEKTKLKKKVKKGKLPKKKSLVKSESPPPDLSRSLSPRELVRMSESSPDTREDLESEDSYNDPGREAPSSEDIVESSLPKKREKNTVQAKQPRVKASPIKKVNKRKSPPASNPNLS from the exons GTGAATTCAAGGACCCTGACAGGTGCTGCTGGAAACACAAGCCATGCACTGGGCACATCATGTACCCCTTCGCCTCTGCCTATGGCCACCACGATCTGCACCTGCACTCTGTCAGCCACTGTGACTGTGACTCTAG GCTGAAGGACTGCTCAAAGACAAATACCAGCAGCTCCCGAGATGGGGGCCCAACCTGCTCCCGAGATGTGGGTTCAACTTGTTTCAAGATCATCCAGTCCCCTTGCCTTGAGTTCATCCCAGAGGAATTGTGTGTGGAGCGGTTCTGGTACGGCTG GTGCAAAAGCTACAGGCCTGTCTCTGTGGCAGTGATCCACCATCCCATCCACCACGAGTGTGGGGCAGATGACCtagatgaagaagaggaagaggaggaggaggaggaggaagaaaaaagcaagccTCCCATCCCGACCCAGGTGGGGCCCACCACCACACCCACTGATGCGGGCATGGGCATGGTCACGGGTACTCCTGACTCGGCAGCTCCCATTACCATCTGGCGCTCTGAGAGCCCCACAGGGAAGTCCCAGGGCAGCAAGGTGATCAAGaagatcaagaagaaaaaggaaaaagagaaagacaaggaggagGAGTCAGATGAGAAGACAAAGCtgaagaaaaaagtcaagaagGGCAAGCTGCCTAAGAAGAAAAGCCTggttaaatcagaatctccacCTCCAGACTTGAGCCGATCACTAAGCCCAAGAGAGTTGGTCAGGATGTCAGAGTCCAGCCCAGACACTCGGGAAGACCTGGAGAGTGAGGACAGTTACAATGACCCCGGGCGGGAGGCACCCTCTAGTGAGGATATTGTGGAGTCTTCATTgcccaagaagagagagaagaacacGGTCCAGGCCAAGCAGCCCAGGGTAAAGGCCTCACCGATCAAGAAGGTCAACAAGAGGAAATCTCCCCCAGCATCAAACCCCAATCTCAGTTGA
- the PROCA1 gene encoding protein PROCA1 isoform X6 produces MSITCEFKDPDRCCWKHKPCTGHIMYPFASAYGHHDLHLHSVSHCDCDSRCKSYRPVSVAVIHHPIHHECGADDLDEEEEEEEEEEEEKSKPPIPTQVGPTTTPTDAGMGMVTGTPDSAAPITIWRSESPTGKSQGSKVIKKIKKKKEKEKDKEEESDEKTKLKKKVKKGKLPKKKSLVKSESPPPDLSRSLSPRELVRMSESSPDTREDLESEDSYNDPGREAPSSEDIVESSLPKKREKNTVQAKQPRVKASPIKKVNKRKSPPASNPNLS; encoded by the exons GTGAATTCAAGGACCCTGACAGGTGCTGCTGGAAACACAAGCCATGCACTGGGCACATCATGTACCCCTTCGCCTCTGCCTATGGCCACCACGATCTGCACCTGCACTCTGTCAGCCACTGTGACTGTGACTCTAG GTGCAAAAGCTACAGGCCTGTCTCTGTGGCAGTGATCCACCATCCCATCCACCACGAGTGTGGGGCAGATGACCtagatgaagaagaggaagaggaggaggaggaggaggaagaaaaaagcaagccTCCCATCCCGACCCAGGTGGGGCCCACCACCACACCCACTGATGCGGGCATGGGCATGGTCACGGGTACTCCTGACTCGGCAGCTCCCATTACCATCTGGCGCTCTGAGAGCCCCACAGGGAAGTCCCAGGGCAGCAAGGTGATCAAGaagatcaagaagaaaaaggaaaaagagaaagacaaggaggagGAGTCAGATGAGAAGACAAAGCtgaagaaaaaagtcaagaagGGCAAGCTGCCTAAGAAGAAAAGCCTggttaaatcagaatctccacCTCCAGACTTGAGCCGATCACTAAGCCCAAGAGAGTTGGTCAGGATGTCAGAGTCCAGCCCAGACACTCGGGAAGACCTGGAGAGTGAGGACAGTTACAATGACCCCGGGCGGGAGGCACCCTCTAGTGAGGATATTGTGGAGTCTTCATTgcccaagaagagagagaagaacacGGTCCAGGCCAAGCAGCCCAGGGTAAAGGCCTCACCGATCAAGAAGGTCAACAAGAGGAAATCTCCCCCAGCATCAAACCCCAATCTCAGTTGA
- the PROCA1 gene encoding protein PROCA1 isoform X7, with product MWVRTTLTTERWTSEKTEDDANIWDESSWDINRLPSWERGHLLAGVASSTDASTFSEGEFKDPDRCCWKHKPCTGHIMYPFASAYGHHDLHLHSVSHCDCDSRCKSYRPVSVAVIHHPIHHECGADDLDEEEEEEEEEEEEKSKPPIPTQVGPTTTPTDAGMGMVTGTPDSAAPITIWRSESPTGKSQGSKVIKKIKKKKEKEKDKEEESDEKTKLKKKVKKGKLPKKKSLVKSESPPPDLSRSLSPRELVRMSESSPDTREDLESEDSYNDPGREAPSSEDIVESSLPKKREKNTVQAKQPRVKASPIKKVNKRKSPPASNPNLS from the exons ATATAAACAGGTTGCCCAGTTGGGAGAGAGGACATCTGCTGGCTGGTGTGGCGTCTAGCACTGATGCATCTACCTTCTCTGAAG GTGAATTCAAGGACCCTGACAGGTGCTGCTGGAAACACAAGCCATGCACTGGGCACATCATGTACCCCTTCGCCTCTGCCTATGGCCACCACGATCTGCACCTGCACTCTGTCAGCCACTGTGACTGTGACTCTAG GTGCAAAAGCTACAGGCCTGTCTCTGTGGCAGTGATCCACCATCCCATCCACCACGAGTGTGGGGCAGATGACCtagatgaagaagaggaagaggaggaggaggaggaggaagaaaaaagcaagccTCCCATCCCGACCCAGGTGGGGCCCACCACCACACCCACTGATGCGGGCATGGGCATGGTCACGGGTACTCCTGACTCGGCAGCTCCCATTACCATCTGGCGCTCTGAGAGCCCCACAGGGAAGTCCCAGGGCAGCAAGGTGATCAAGaagatcaagaagaaaaaggaaaaagagaaagacaaggaggagGAGTCAGATGAGAAGACAAAGCtgaagaaaaaagtcaagaagGGCAAGCTGCCTAAGAAGAAAAGCCTggttaaatcagaatctccacCTCCAGACTTGAGCCGATCACTAAGCCCAAGAGAGTTGGTCAGGATGTCAGAGTCCAGCCCAGACACTCGGGAAGACCTGGAGAGTGAGGACAGTTACAATGACCCCGGGCGGGAGGCACCCTCTAGTGAGGATATTGTGGAGTCTTCATTgcccaagaagagagagaagaacacGGTCCAGGCCAAGCAGCCCAGGGTAAAGGCCTCACCGATCAAGAAGGTCAACAAGAGGAAATCTCCCCCAGCATCAAACCCCAATCTCAGTTGA
- the PROCA1 gene encoding protein PROCA1 isoform X1 produces the protein MSITYINRLPSWERGHLLAGVASSTDASTFSEGEFKDPDRCCWKHKPCTGHIMYPFASAYGHHDLHLHSVSHCDCDSRLKDCSKTNTSSSRDGGPTCSRDVGSTCFKIIQSPCLEFIPEELCVERFWYGWCKSYRPVSVAVIHHPIHHECGADDLDEEEEEEEEEEEEKSKPPIPTQVGPTTTPTDAGMGMVTGTPDSAAPITIWRSESPTGKSQGSKVIKKIKKKKEKEKDKEEESDEKTKLKKKVKKGKLPKKKSLVKSESPPPDLSRSLSPRELVRMSESSPDTREDLESEDSYNDPGREAPSSEDIVESSLPKKREKNTVQAKQPRVKASPIKKVNKRKSPPASNPNLS, from the exons ATATAAACAGGTTGCCCAGTTGGGAGAGAGGACATCTGCTGGCTGGTGTGGCGTCTAGCACTGATGCATCTACCTTCTCTGAAG GTGAATTCAAGGACCCTGACAGGTGCTGCTGGAAACACAAGCCATGCACTGGGCACATCATGTACCCCTTCGCCTCTGCCTATGGCCACCACGATCTGCACCTGCACTCTGTCAGCCACTGTGACTGTGACTCTAG GCTGAAGGACTGCTCAAAGACAAATACCAGCAGCTCCCGAGATGGGGGCCCAACCTGCTCCCGAGATGTGGGTTCAACTTGTTTCAAGATCATCCAGTCCCCTTGCCTTGAGTTCATCCCAGAGGAATTGTGTGTGGAGCGGTTCTGGTACGGCTG GTGCAAAAGCTACAGGCCTGTCTCTGTGGCAGTGATCCACCATCCCATCCACCACGAGTGTGGGGCAGATGACCtagatgaagaagaggaagaggaggaggaggaggaggaagaaaaaagcaagccTCCCATCCCGACCCAGGTGGGGCCCACCACCACACCCACTGATGCGGGCATGGGCATGGTCACGGGTACTCCTGACTCGGCAGCTCCCATTACCATCTGGCGCTCTGAGAGCCCCACAGGGAAGTCCCAGGGCAGCAAGGTGATCAAGaagatcaagaagaaaaaggaaaaagagaaagacaaggaggagGAGTCAGATGAGAAGACAAAGCtgaagaaaaaagtcaagaagGGCAAGCTGCCTAAGAAGAAAAGCCTggttaaatcagaatctccacCTCCAGACTTGAGCCGATCACTAAGCCCAAGAGAGTTGGTCAGGATGTCAGAGTCCAGCCCAGACACTCGGGAAGACCTGGAGAGTGAGGACAGTTACAATGACCCCGGGCGGGAGGCACCCTCTAGTGAGGATATTGTGGAGTCTTCATTgcccaagaagagagagaagaacacGGTCCAGGCCAAGCAGCCCAGGGTAAAGGCCTCACCGATCAAGAAGGTCAACAAGAGGAAATCTCCCCCAGCATCAAACCCCAATCTCAGTTGA
- the PROCA1 gene encoding protein PROCA1 isoform X3, whose amino-acid sequence MWVRTTLTTERWTSEKTEDDANIWDESSWDINRLPSWERGHLLAGVASSTDASTFSEGEFKDPDRCCWKHKPCTGHIMYPFASAYGHHDLHLHSVSHCDCDSRLKDCSKTNTSSSRDGGPTCSRDVGSTCFKIIQSPCLEFIPEELCVERFWYGWCKSYRPVSVAVIHHPIHHECGADDLDEEEEEEEEEEEEKSKPPIPTQVGPTTTPTDAGMGMVTGTPDSAAPITIWRSESPTGKSQGSKVIKKIKKKKEKEKDKEEESDEKTKLKKKVKKGKLPKKKSLVKSESPPPDLSRSLSPRELVRMSESSPDTREDLESEDSYNDPGREAPSSEDIVESSLPKKREKNTVQAKQPRVKASPIKKVNKRKSPPASNPNLS is encoded by the exons ATATAAACAGGTTGCCCAGTTGGGAGAGAGGACATCTGCTGGCTGGTGTGGCGTCTAGCACTGATGCATCTACCTTCTCTGAAG GTGAATTCAAGGACCCTGACAGGTGCTGCTGGAAACACAAGCCATGCACTGGGCACATCATGTACCCCTTCGCCTCTGCCTATGGCCACCACGATCTGCACCTGCACTCTGTCAGCCACTGTGACTGTGACTCTAG GCTGAAGGACTGCTCAAAGACAAATACCAGCAGCTCCCGAGATGGGGGCCCAACCTGCTCCCGAGATGTGGGTTCAACTTGTTTCAAGATCATCCAGTCCCCTTGCCTTGAGTTCATCCCAGAGGAATTGTGTGTGGAGCGGTTCTGGTACGGCTG GTGCAAAAGCTACAGGCCTGTCTCTGTGGCAGTGATCCACCATCCCATCCACCACGAGTGTGGGGCAGATGACCtagatgaagaagaggaagaggaggaggaggaggaggaagaaaaaagcaagccTCCCATCCCGACCCAGGTGGGGCCCACCACCACACCCACTGATGCGGGCATGGGCATGGTCACGGGTACTCCTGACTCGGCAGCTCCCATTACCATCTGGCGCTCTGAGAGCCCCACAGGGAAGTCCCAGGGCAGCAAGGTGATCAAGaagatcaagaagaaaaaggaaaaagagaaagacaaggaggagGAGTCAGATGAGAAGACAAAGCtgaagaaaaaagtcaagaagGGCAAGCTGCCTAAGAAGAAAAGCCTggttaaatcagaatctccacCTCCAGACTTGAGCCGATCACTAAGCCCAAGAGAGTTGGTCAGGATGTCAGAGTCCAGCCCAGACACTCGGGAAGACCTGGAGAGTGAGGACAGTTACAATGACCCCGGGCGGGAGGCACCCTCTAGTGAGGATATTGTGGAGTCTTCATTgcccaagaagagagagaagaacacGGTCCAGGCCAAGCAGCCCAGGGTAAAGGCCTCACCGATCAAGAAGGTCAACAAGAGGAAATCTCCCCCAGCATCAAACCCCAATCTCAGTTGA
- the PROCA1 gene encoding protein PROCA1 isoform X10 — translation MYPFASAYGHHDLHLHSVSHCDCDSRCKSYRPVSVAVIHHPIHHECGADDLDEEEEEEEEEEEEKSKPPIPTQVGPTTTPTDAGMGMVTGTPDSAAPITIWRSESPTGKSQGSKVIKKIKKKKEKEKDKEEESDEKTKLKKKVKKGKLPKKKSLVKSESPPPDLSRSLSPRELVRMSESSPDTREDLESEDSYNDPGREAPSSEDIVESSLPKKREKNTVQAKQPRVKASPIKKVNKRKSPPASNPNLS, via the exons ATGTACCCCTTCGCCTCTGCCTATGGCCACCACGATCTGCACCTGCACTCTGTCAGCCACTGTGACTGTGACTCTAG GTGCAAAAGCTACAGGCCTGTCTCTGTGGCAGTGATCCACCATCCCATCCACCACGAGTGTGGGGCAGATGACCtagatgaagaagaggaagaggaggaggaggaggaggaagaaaaaagcaagccTCCCATCCCGACCCAGGTGGGGCCCACCACCACACCCACTGATGCGGGCATGGGCATGGTCACGGGTACTCCTGACTCGGCAGCTCCCATTACCATCTGGCGCTCTGAGAGCCCCACAGGGAAGTCCCAGGGCAGCAAGGTGATCAAGaagatcaagaagaaaaaggaaaaagagaaagacaaggaggagGAGTCAGATGAGAAGACAAAGCtgaagaaaaaagtcaagaagGGCAAGCTGCCTAAGAAGAAAAGCCTggttaaatcagaatctccacCTCCAGACTTGAGCCGATCACTAAGCCCAAGAGAGTTGGTCAGGATGTCAGAGTCCAGCCCAGACACTCGGGAAGACCTGGAGAGTGAGGACAGTTACAATGACCCCGGGCGGGAGGCACCCTCTAGTGAGGATATTGTGGAGTCTTCATTgcccaagaagagagagaagaacacGGTCCAGGCCAAGCAGCCCAGGGTAAAGGCCTCACCGATCAAGAAGGTCAACAAGAGGAAATCTCCCCCAGCATCAAACCCCAATCTCAGTTGA
- the PROCA1 gene encoding protein PROCA1 isoform X4: MSITYINRLPSWERGHLLAGVASSTDASTFSEGEFKDPDRCCWKHKPCTGHIMYPFASAYGHHDLHLHSVSHCDCDSRCKSYRPVSVAVIHHPIHHECGADDLDEEEEEEEEEEEEKSKPPIPTQVGPTTTPTDAGMGMVTGTPDSAAPITIWRSESPTGKSQGSKVIKKIKKKKEKEKDKEEESDEKTKLKKKVKKGKLPKKKSLVKSESPPPDLSRSLSPRELVRMSESSPDTREDLESEDSYNDPGREAPSSEDIVESSLPKKREKNTVQAKQPRVKASPIKKVNKRKSPPASNPNLS; encoded by the exons ATATAAACAGGTTGCCCAGTTGGGAGAGAGGACATCTGCTGGCTGGTGTGGCGTCTAGCACTGATGCATCTACCTTCTCTGAAG GTGAATTCAAGGACCCTGACAGGTGCTGCTGGAAACACAAGCCATGCACTGGGCACATCATGTACCCCTTCGCCTCTGCCTATGGCCACCACGATCTGCACCTGCACTCTGTCAGCCACTGTGACTGTGACTCTAG GTGCAAAAGCTACAGGCCTGTCTCTGTGGCAGTGATCCACCATCCCATCCACCACGAGTGTGGGGCAGATGACCtagatgaagaagaggaagaggaggaggaggaggaggaagaaaaaagcaagccTCCCATCCCGACCCAGGTGGGGCCCACCACCACACCCACTGATGCGGGCATGGGCATGGTCACGGGTACTCCTGACTCGGCAGCTCCCATTACCATCTGGCGCTCTGAGAGCCCCACAGGGAAGTCCCAGGGCAGCAAGGTGATCAAGaagatcaagaagaaaaaggaaaaagagaaagacaaggaggagGAGTCAGATGAGAAGACAAAGCtgaagaaaaaagtcaagaagGGCAAGCTGCCTAAGAAGAAAAGCCTggttaaatcagaatctccacCTCCAGACTTGAGCCGATCACTAAGCCCAAGAGAGTTGGTCAGGATGTCAGAGTCCAGCCCAGACACTCGGGAAGACCTGGAGAGTGAGGACAGTTACAATGACCCCGGGCGGGAGGCACCCTCTAGTGAGGATATTGTGGAGTCTTCATTgcccaagaagagagagaagaacacGGTCCAGGCCAAGCAGCCCAGGGTAAAGGCCTCACCGATCAAGAAGGTCAACAAGAGGAAATCTCCCCCAGCATCAAACCCCAATCTCAGTTGA
- the PROCA1 gene encoding protein PROCA1 isoform X5: MWVRTTLTTERWTSEKTEDDANIWDESSWGEFKDPDRCCWKHKPCTGHIMYPFASAYGHHDLHLHSVSHCDCDSRLKDCSKTNTSSSRDGGPTCSRDVGSTCFKIIQSPCLEFIPEELCVERFWYGWCKSYRPVSVAVIHHPIHHECGADDLDEEEEEEEEEEEEKSKPPIPTQVGPTTTPTDAGMGMVTGTPDSAAPITIWRSESPTGKSQGSKVIKKIKKKKEKEKDKEEESDEKTKLKKKVKKGKLPKKKSLVKSESPPPDLSRSLSPRELVRMSESSPDTREDLESEDSYNDPGREAPSSEDIVESSLPKKREKNTVQAKQPRVKASPIKKVNKRKSPPASNPNLS; the protein is encoded by the exons GTGAATTCAAGGACCCTGACAGGTGCTGCTGGAAACACAAGCCATGCACTGGGCACATCATGTACCCCTTCGCCTCTGCCTATGGCCACCACGATCTGCACCTGCACTCTGTCAGCCACTGTGACTGTGACTCTAG GCTGAAGGACTGCTCAAAGACAAATACCAGCAGCTCCCGAGATGGGGGCCCAACCTGCTCCCGAGATGTGGGTTCAACTTGTTTCAAGATCATCCAGTCCCCTTGCCTTGAGTTCATCCCAGAGGAATTGTGTGTGGAGCGGTTCTGGTACGGCTG GTGCAAAAGCTACAGGCCTGTCTCTGTGGCAGTGATCCACCATCCCATCCACCACGAGTGTGGGGCAGATGACCtagatgaagaagaggaagaggaggaggaggaggaggaagaaaaaagcaagccTCCCATCCCGACCCAGGTGGGGCCCACCACCACACCCACTGATGCGGGCATGGGCATGGTCACGGGTACTCCTGACTCGGCAGCTCCCATTACCATCTGGCGCTCTGAGAGCCCCACAGGGAAGTCCCAGGGCAGCAAGGTGATCAAGaagatcaagaagaaaaaggaaaaagagaaagacaaggaggagGAGTCAGATGAGAAGACAAAGCtgaagaaaaaagtcaagaagGGCAAGCTGCCTAAGAAGAAAAGCCTggttaaatcagaatctccacCTCCAGACTTGAGCCGATCACTAAGCCCAAGAGAGTTGGTCAGGATGTCAGAGTCCAGCCCAGACACTCGGGAAGACCTGGAGAGTGAGGACAGTTACAATGACCCCGGGCGGGAGGCACCCTCTAGTGAGGATATTGTGGAGTCTTCATTgcccaagaagagagagaagaacacGGTCCAGGCCAAGCAGCCCAGGGTAAAGGCCTCACCGATCAAGAAGGTCAACAAGAGGAAATCTCCCCCAGCATCAAACCCCAATCTCAGTTGA